A genomic region of Serinus canaria isolate serCan28SL12 chromosome 1A, serCan2020, whole genome shotgun sequence contains the following coding sequences:
- the DNAJB9 gene encoding dnaJ homolog subfamily B member 9 — protein MATTQSVFTFALCILMITELILATESYYDILGVPKNASDRQIKKAFHKLAMKYHPDKNKSPGAEAKFREIAEAYETLSDENKRREYDQLGRHGGRGSNGSPFHQSFNFNFDDLFKDFDLFSQNTRSKKHFENHFRSHREAHNRQRRSFQEFSFGGGLFDDVFENMEKMFSFSDFENAHRHAVRTDARFHGSSKHCRTVTQRRGNMVTTYTDCSGQ, from the exons ATGGCCACTACGCAATCTGTCTTCACATTTGCTCTCTGCATTTTAATGATAACGGAATTAATACTGGCTACAGAGAGCTATTATGATATCTTAGGAGTCCCAAAAAATGCATCTGACCGCCAGATTAAGAAGGCATTTCACAAGCTGGCTATGAAATACCACCCAGACAAAAATAAGAGTCCTGGAGCAGAAGCAAAATTTAGAGAAATTGCTGAAG cATATGAAACATTGTCAGATGAGAATAAACGAAGAGAATATGATCAGCTTGGCCGTCACGGAGGAAGAGGAAGTAATGGAAGTCCATTCCATCAGTCATTTAATTTCAACTTTGACGATCTCTTCAAAGACTTTGACCTATTTAGTCAAAACACACGGTCaaaaaagcactttgaaaatCACTTCCGAAGTCATCGGGAGGCTCATAACCGGCAAAGACGTTCTTTCCAAGAGTTTTCTTTTGGAGGTGGACTGTTTGATGATGTGtttgaaaatatggaaaagatGTTTTCGTTCAGTGACTTTGAAAATGCACACAGACACGCAGTGCGAACTGATGCCAGGTTTCATGGATCCAGCAAGCACTGCAGGACTGTCACTCAGAGGCGAGGAAACATGGTCACCACATACACCGACTGCTCTGGACAAtaa